Proteins co-encoded in one Bacillus sp. FSL H8-0547 genomic window:
- a CDS encoding citrate/2-methylcitrate synthase, which yields MKHASAFSARVTASTMSDFHSAVTSAIGTMKGPLHGGAPSEVLSFLAEAANSSDIEELIRQKVCRGERLMGFGHRGYKTRDPRAKALKAVLLSEAGDDEWLNLSLKVEEASINILSELKPGRALYTNVEFYAAAIMKSMNMSADLFTPVFTAARMTGWTAHILEQADNNTLLRPEAQMLVFGVCRTGNLHPNSEVLLENSFLFFWKLFIKIINKRIEIRLCLIIGSIYFI from the coding sequence CTGAAACACGCATCAGCTTTCTCTGCCAGGGTCACGGCATCAACGATGTCAGACTTCCATTCAGCCGTAACATCTGCAATCGGCACGATGAAAGGGCCTCTTCACGGAGGAGCGCCTTCTGAGGTTCTATCCTTTTTGGCTGAAGCGGCAAATAGCAGCGATATTGAAGAATTAATCAGGCAGAAAGTGTGCAGAGGAGAACGGTTAATGGGGTTTGGGCACAGAGGCTATAAAACCCGGGATCCCCGGGCAAAAGCACTGAAAGCGGTTTTGCTTTCAGAAGCGGGAGATGATGAATGGCTGAATCTTTCTTTGAAAGTGGAGGAAGCATCGATAAACATTCTGTCGGAGCTGAAACCAGGAAGAGCGTTATATACAAATGTTGAATTTTATGCTGCAGCCATCATGAAATCCATGAACATGAGCGCTGACCTTTTTACGCCGGTCTTCACTGCTGCCCGGATGACCGGCTGGACTGCCCATATTCTTGAGCAGGCAGACAACAACACTTTGTTGAGACCGGAAGCGCAGATGTTGGTCTTTGGAGTGTGCCGAACGGGCAATCTTCACCCTAATTCTGAAGTTCTATTGGAAAATAGCTTCCTCTTCTTCTGGAAGCTTTTTATAAAAATCATCAATAAGAGGATAGAGATCAGGCTCTGTTTGATAATAGGTTCCATCTACTTCATTTAA
- a CDS encoding class D sortase produces the protein MKKRNLFLLVSALLISSGIWLMTTNAGTMAKGYFLYRTSLEPKAENFPKNKAEKQTAAAEDLLYPKRPEAGEQIGNLSIPKLEANLPIYHGTAEEELEQGVGHYAGSVLPGEKDNSVLSGHRDTVFRNLGEFGKGDLLIVTTSAGEFTYKVRQVRIVDKDDRTVIVPKPKAVLTLSTCYPFAFAGPAPERYILISDLLAAK, from the coding sequence ATGAAAAAAAGAAATCTCTTCCTGCTTGTTTCTGCTCTTCTAATAAGCAGCGGAATATGGCTTATGACAACAAATGCCGGCACCATGGCAAAGGGGTATTTTCTTTATAGAACCAGTTTAGAACCAAAGGCAGAGAATTTCCCGAAAAACAAAGCTGAAAAACAGACAGCTGCAGCTGAGGATCTTCTCTATCCCAAAAGACCTGAAGCAGGCGAGCAAATAGGTAATCTTTCCATTCCAAAGCTTGAAGCAAACCTCCCCATTTACCACGGAACGGCTGAAGAAGAATTAGAACAGGGAGTCGGTCACTACGCCGGAAGTGTACTGCCTGGTGAAAAGGACAACTCTGTTCTATCCGGCCACAGGGACACTGTCTTTCGAAATCTCGGAGAATTTGGAAAAGGGGATCTTCTCATTGTGACCACATCTGCAGGAGAATTCACTTATAAAGTGAGGCAGGTCCGGATTGTTGACAAAGATGACCGCACCGTCATTGTGCCGAAACCAAAAGCAGTCCTTACGCTTTCAACCTGCTATCCGTTTGCCTTCGCGGGGCCAGCACCTGAGCGTTATATCCTTATTTCAGACCTGCTTGCTGCAAAATAA
- a CDS encoding processed acidic surface protein, which yields MKLILSFLLTIAASFFLVPAGAFAIEPDEPDFEAHLKEIGWEKKDYLNYLEGKGWSFADFESADELGTPLTVESILEMMDTYELTRGQLNELLSENGDIEEGQDVLEGTYLIFAEDVDMYVDFYMNGWEGTPIDEKNLAELLGVYGFQSREELEQFLREHDDSIEHYEYIEDLDYSLDFYINGSEAEDAISDLFSEIGLTHEEIEAIFNFLSTLELDDPVIEEEMIELSERMMEFEEFESLNDLSAEQMAELLDIFKSMLDLLQINTDYYIVKDGNMKPVSLKSILTVNVEKGSRLLIKLSNLQEELLADILVTAEMFGSDLIQETGGDLMKANQIVNEHPAYSKPVSENKPISKTVKGGELPETSTGAAGYVLAGMVLILAGSWFLRKYNMQSRQS from the coding sequence ATGAAACTCATATTATCGTTCTTATTGACTATAGCTGCAAGCTTTTTTCTGGTGCCGGCAGGAGCATTTGCGATAGAACCGGATGAACCTGATTTCGAAGCGCATTTGAAAGAGATCGGATGGGAGAAAAAGGACTACTTAAACTATCTTGAAGGCAAAGGGTGGTCATTTGCTGATTTTGAATCGGCTGATGAATTGGGGACACCTCTTACTGTAGAATCAATTTTGGAAATGATGGATACATATGAATTGACCCGCGGGCAGCTGAACGAGCTGCTTAGTGAAAACGGTGACATCGAAGAGGGGCAGGATGTTCTGGAAGGGACGTATCTTATTTTTGCTGAAGATGTGGACATGTATGTTGATTTTTACATGAATGGATGGGAAGGAACGCCTATAGATGAGAAGAATCTGGCAGAACTTCTGGGCGTTTACGGATTCCAATCAAGAGAAGAACTTGAGCAGTTTTTAAGAGAACATGATGACTCAATCGAACACTATGAGTACATTGAAGATCTTGATTATTCGCTTGATTTTTATATTAACGGTTCCGAAGCGGAGGATGCCATTTCGGATCTGTTTTCTGAAATAGGGTTGACCCATGAAGAGATAGAAGCGATTTTCAACTTTCTTTCTACGTTGGAACTTGATGATCCTGTGATTGAAGAGGAAATGATTGAGCTCAGCGAGAGAATGATGGAATTTGAAGAGTTTGAGTCATTGAACGATCTGTCGGCTGAGCAAATGGCGGAGCTTCTGGACATTTTTAAAAGCATGCTTGATCTTCTGCAGATCAATACAGATTATTATATAGTGAAGGACGGCAACATGAAGCCGGTATCTTTAAAAAGCATTCTTACAGTTAATGTAGAGAAAGGCTCCCGTCTGCTTATTAAACTTTCAAACCTGCAGGAGGAGTTACTGGCAGATATTCTTGTAACGGCTGAAATGTTTGGTTCAGATTTGATTCAGGAAACAGGGGGAGATTTAATGAAAGCCAATCAAATCGTAAATGAACATCCAGCATATTCAAAACCTGTCAGTGAAAACAAGCCAATAAGCAAGACCGTAAAAGGCGGAGAGCTCCCTGAAACCTCAACCGGTGCTGCAGGATACGTACTTGCAGGTATGGTGCTGATTCTTGCAGGAAGCTGGTTTTTACGCAAATACAACATGCAATCCAGGCAGTCATGA